In Salvelinus sp. IW2-2015 unplaced genomic scaffold, ASM291031v2 Un_scaffold1829, whole genome shotgun sequence, one DNA window encodes the following:
- the LOC112072129 gene encoding transmembrane protein 183A produces the protein MPKKGNRKRLKFRAGDVCSESVTVADFANADPAVVKSGRVKKAVANAIEKEVKMLCGLEGSQGSVQEVFSSASTLTGDTLESSDDLDLGEDGENEAKQARKKKNKRRKECSECSDGEDYTVDIWLVLASYIRPEDVCTFALICRNAWTVTCTAAFWTRLYRRHYSLDTHLPFRLQPDSIARKRCLRARVIRSLFHLYEPFSSRVSLNPALPESTPTTLLNSKCLLFWVNKVVGTRPDPMWEFNFKFVKPAVRCKGGNATRGLLLPRQYEDVNANPDSDCYLLQVTTLNFIFTSVVMGMTLALFNINVSTDMRHHRVRLVFQDSPPQRGRRGEQGGTQVVLDPVHSVRLMDWWHPQYPSSPYI, from the exons TGACAGTTGCTGATTTCGCCAATGCCGACCCAGCCGTAGTAAAGTCAGGGAGGGTAAAAAAGGCAGTTGCCAATGCAATTGAAAAAGAAG TGAAGATGTTGTGTGGGCTAGAGGGGTCGCAGGGTTCCGTACAGGAGGTGTTCTCGTCAGCGTCCACCCTCACCGGAGACACCCTGGAGAGTAGCGACGACCTCGACCtcggggaggatggagagaacgAGGCCAAACAGGCCCGCAAGAAGAAAAACAAGAGGAGGAAAG AGTGCAGTGAGTGCAGTGATGGGGAGGACTACACAGTGGATATCTGGCTGGTGCTGGCTTCCTATATCCGTCCAGAGGATGTGTGTACATTTGCTCTGATCTGCAGAAACGCCTGGACCGTCACCTGCACTGCTGCCTTCTGGACCAGACTATACAGGAG ACACTACAGTCTGGATACTCACCTGCCGTTCCGTCTGCAGCCAGACTCCATAGCCAGGAAGCGTTGTCTACGGGCTCGCGTGATTCGCTCCCTCTTCCACCTGTATGAGCCATTCAGCTCACGTGTCTCCCTGAACCCTGCCCTCCCAGAGTCCACGCCCACCACGCTACTCAACTCCAAG TGTCTGCTGTTCTGGGTCAATAAGGTTGTGGGTACTCGACCTGATCCTATGTGGGAGTTCAACTTCAAGTTTGTGAAGCCG GCGGTGAGGTGTAAGGGTGGTAATGCCACCCGGGGTCTGCTGTTGCCCCGTCAGTATGAGGATGTCAATGCTAACCCAGACTCAGACTGCTACTTGCTGCAGGTCACCACCCTGAACTTCATCTTTACCTCCGTCGTCATGGGGATGACCCTCGCCCTG TTCAACATCAACGTGAGCACGGACATGCGTCACCACCGAGTGCGCCTGGTATTCCAGGACTCTCCCCCCCagcgggggaggaggggggagcagGGGGGGACACAGGTGGTGCTGGATCCTGTACACAGCGTGAGACTCATGGACTGGTGGCATCCGCAGTACCCTTCCTCCCCCTATATCTAA